Within the Borrelia miyamotoi genome, the region GCTTTCAACTAAGTTTATTAAGGAAATTGGTATTCAGAAGTTAAATATCTATGTAGATGTTTGTGATGTTATGGGTTCAAATTTGCTGAATTCAGTAGCTGAGCAAGTGTCTTATCATATTACTCTAGAATTTGGATATGAGTGTGTTTTGAAAATTTTAAGCAATGATTCTAATGATTTTGTTTTAAACGCCAACTTTAAATTAAATGTTAATTATTTGCTTGGAGATAATAAAGAATCTTTGGCTTTGGCACAAAATATTGCTCTTATTTCTAAGATAGGATTTTTTGAAGAAGAACGTGCTGTTACTAACAATAAAGGTATTATGAATGGTATAACGGGTTTATGTGTTGCTACACTGAATGATACAAGGGCGCTTGAAGCATGTATACATAAATTTGCGTCAAGAAGTGGTAGATATTTACCTCTTAGTAAGTTTTATGTTTCTGATGATAATTTGATTGGAGAGATTGAACTTCCTTTACAGGTTGGATTTAAAGGAGGTTCGGCTGGTTCTCATGAAGCAGCTGTATTGAGCTTTAAGATTATGGAGATTGATTGTAAGAGAGAATTTATGGGTGTTCTATCTTGTGTTGGGCTTGCAAGTAATTTTGCGGCTTTAAGAGCACTTGCTCTTGATGGAATTCAAAAAGGACATATGAAACTACATGTTAAGAAGATTTTATATCTTCTTGAAAGAGATTATAATGTGTCTAGTGATGAAATAGGAAAAATATTGTTGAAGATGAGTGATAGTGGGATTTATTCTCTTGACTTTGCTCTTAAAGTTTTAAAAGGTTTGAGAGTTTAATGTGAAGGTTAGATGTAAGGTTAATCCTAGTTTGGCATTAATTAAGTATTGGGGGAAGAGGGATAAATTTTTAAATGTTCCAGCTACTTCTAGCATTGCTGTAAGTATTGATAAATTTCATTCAGTAAGTGAGATTGAGCTGTCATGTAAGGATGAAATAATTTTAAATTCAAATACAGTTGTATTAAAAGATAGAGAGATAAAATTTTTTAACTATGCGAGAAAAATCCTTGATAAGCCAAATATTTGTTTTAGGGTGATTAGTGAAAATAATTTTCCAACAGCTGCAGGACTTGCAAGTTCAAGCTCAGGTTTTGCATCTATTGCTGCTTGTATTTTAAGATATTTTAATCAATATTCTCATCAAAAAGCTTCAGACCTTGCAAGAATAGGCTCAGCTTCAGCAGCAAGAGCTATTTATGGTGGATTTACATTTCTAAAAGAAGGGGCTAAGAGTGCATTTCAGGTAAACAGTTTCAATTGTTTTAATGATTTGTGCATAATATTTGCTATAGTTGATAGTAAAGAAAAAGAAATTTCTTCAAGGGTTGCCATGGAGATTTGCAAGCAAGAAGAGTTTTATTGGGATGCTTGGGTTAAATCTAGTCGAAGTATATTCAAGGAAGCTTTATATTTTTTTTTAAAAGGGAATTTTAGTGAATTTGGTCTCAAAATTGTAAAAAGTTATCAGTGTATGTTTGGTTTAATGTTATCATCTTCTATTATTTATTTTAAAGGTATTACCATAGACTTAATAAAGTATATTGCTAATCTGAGAAATAAGGGAATTCTTATTTTCGAAACGATGGATGCAGGACCACAGGTGAAGATTTTATGTTTACAGAGAGATTTGGAATTCATTTTAAATGAACTTACTAGAAATTTCACAGATGTTGATTTTGTTGTTTCAAGGATTGGAATTGGTTTGGAATGGATATAATTAATTTTTCGGTGCCTGGTAATTTGCTTTTAATGGGAGAATATTCTATTTTAGAAGAAAATGGCCTTGGACTTTCAATTGCAATTAAAGAGAGAGCTTATTTTTCTTTTAGGAAAAATGATACTTGGCGCTTTTTTGCTAAAAAAACTAAAATTGATAATTTTACTTTAATAGAAAATAATGATGATTTTATTTTTAAAATGTTTAAGTATTTAAAACAAAAATATTTTGCTAATATAGAAGATTTTCCCTTTGATGTTTATGTTGATACGAGTAATTTTTTTTTAAATAGTGGTGCCAAGAAAGGTTTTGGTTCAAGTGCCGTTGTTGCTGTTGGGATTGTATGTGGAATTTTTTTGGTTTTGAATAATAATAGTTATTTTATTAAAAATCAAATTTTTATGTATTGTCTAGAAGCTTATCGGTATGCTCAGGGAGGTATGGGTAGTGGATATGATATTGCTACAAGTCTTTTTGGTGGTATTATTAGGTTTAAAGGAGGAAATTTTCCTATGTATGAGCTTTTAGAGCAAATGTGTTTTAGTGATTTTTATTTAATGAAAGGTCCCAAGCCGGTTAAAACTACTAGTTCAATTGTTAAGTATTGTGAGCGTAGGGCTTCTTTAATGAGTTTTATAAGAGATATTAATATTATAATGGAAAAAATTGTTCTTAATGCCAGTCGTTCTTCTGCTTGTTTGCTTTCTAGTTTGAAATCAGCAAAGGATATAGGATTAGAAATTGGAAAAAGGATAGGTATTTCTGCTGATTTGCCTTTAGATATTTCGTATCTTGAAAAAGAATGTGCCTTAATTAAGGCTTTAGGTGCTGGCAATGAAACTTTTTTAGTCTATAAGCCAAATTTTGAAGTTTTTAAACAATTTAATATTGAACCAATAGAGCTAGATTTAGAAGGTGTTAAATTTTGCAGTAGATGATGTTTATAATAAAAAAACCTTCTAAAATATTGCTTTTAGGGGAACATAGTGCTGTTTATGGTTTTCCAGTTATTGGTGCTACAATACCTCTTTATATGCAGTTAGTTTACACCTTTTCTGATTCTTGGAGGTACTTAGGAGTGCCTTCTTTTAAAATAGATGAGATAATACATTTTATTAATAATAACTTTGAAAAAGTTAGACCTATTGAATTTTTAATATTTTCCCAGATTCCAGTTGGATTGGGGTTTGGTTCTTCTGCCAGTCTTAGTTTGTGTTTTGCTGAGTATATTGTAATTCATGATGAATATAGGAGTTACAATAAAATTTTGTTGGCACGAAAAATTGAAGATATTTTTCATGGAAGGTCTTCTGGTATGGATATTTTGCTAATTGAGTTAGGTGGAACTTTTTATTTAGAAAATAAAAATGGTGTCCTAAATTATAAAAGGATAGCACCTTGTAATTTTTACTTTTTGATTGGGGCAGTCAGGAGAGAATGTGTAGTAAGTAAAATAATATCTGATTTAAATTACAGGATTTCTCTTGATAATGGTCAATTTGAAATTATTAAAAAACTTGGTTATATTGTTAGGGATTCTTGTGTTGCTTTTGATAAGCAAGATATTTCTTTATTGGCATATAATATGAATGTTGCAAATAACTATTTAAAGTCTTTGGGTTTATCCTCAGACATGCTTGATTATGTAATAAAAAGAGGCCTAGAACTTAAGGCTCTTTCTGGGAAATTGAGTGGTGCTGGTCGAGGTGGAGCTTTTATTTTGCTTTTTAGAGATAAGAATGAAGCTCGCTTGTGTTTGAGAGAGTTGAGTAAGGATTTAGATAAGAACAATATTTGTTTAATTTGTAAACTTCAAATGTTTAGATTTTAAGCTTATTGAAAAAAATTGTATACTTGCTGAATGAAATAATTTTGTTGGGTTCAGAGGGATTCGAACCCCCGACATCCTGCTTGTAAGGCAGGCGCTCTGACCAGCTGAGCTATGAACCCTTTTAATACTGAGGACAATTATATAAAATAAATTTGACTTATGTCAATTTATTCATAATTTTTCTCCAAAAAGAACTACAAATATATTTTTATTGTTTTGTGTTTTTAATACGTATCCACCTATTTTACTTGTATCTTTGTTTAGAAGAGCTCCTTTGTGTTCTGGACTTTTAAGCCAGGCATTTGTTACATCTTCGACAACTAGACCTGATGCTAGAATTTCTCTTATCTTATAAAAATATTGATCGTATTTTTTGACTCTTTGCATAGGAGTTGTGCCAAAGAGTGTATGAGTTAATACTTTATTTGCATTAAGACTTATTGCATATTCTTCTGCTACCGTCTCAAGAGTTGTATCTATTTCTAACTTTTTTAATTTTAAATCAGCTCTTAATTTGTGAATTGATGAGTAAAGAAATTCTAAGTCTTCATTTGCTCCTAGAAGCATAAATTGGCTTGTGAAAATTAAAATAATAAGAATGAATTTTTTTTGCATAATGATTCTACTTATATTAGTATGTTATTATAACATATATCAAATTGTTTTAACTAGGAGAATAATATGACAAATAATTTAAGTTATTTAAAAAAAGATTATTTAGATAAGATAAACTTGAAACTTCAAGAGTTGTTAGCAGGACTTCATGTTTTTTATGCTAATTTGAGAGGTATTCATTGGAATATAAAGGGTGTTAATTTTTTTGTGATTCATAAAAAAACTGAAAATCTTTATGATTATGTTGGGGAGGTTATTGATATTCTAGCTGAGAGAATTAGAGCACTTGGTTATGATTCTGAGTTTAGATGCTCTGCATTTATTAAGATGTCTTTTATTAATGAAATTAGTTTAGAGATTTCTTCAAATTTGGTACCTTCAATTAGTAGCATTATTTGTAATCTTAATGACATTCTTAAGAATATATTTGAAATAAGGTGTTTTGTTGATAGTAAATCTGATTATGGGACAGCTAATGTTTTAGATGATATTATTGCTTATTTTGAAAAATATTTATGGATGTATAGATCATTGTTAAATAATTGTAAGTGTTCATGTGATAAGGATGATTGTAAGTGTTCATGTGATAAGGATGATTGTAAGTGTTCATGTGATAAGGATGATTGTAAGTGTTCATGTGATAAGGATGATTGTAAGTGTTCATGTGATAAGGATGATTGTAAGTGTTCATGTGATAAGGATGATTGTAAGTGTTCATGTGATAAGGATGATTGTAAGTGTTCATGTGATAAGAAAGAATATTTTAGTGAAAATGATGATCTTGTGATATGATATAAAAACAATTTTAAGATTTATTTTTATATTTGTTAATTAATTATAGAATTATATCTTAGTTGAAGAGAGCTATAGCAAAATCTATAGCTTTCATGGTATTTGAGGGCTTTATGGAAATTAGGAATATTGGAATCATGGCACATATTGATGCTGGAAAGACTACTACTACAGAAAGGATTATATATTATACTGGTAAGTCTCATAAAATAGGCGATGTTGATTCTGGCAATACTGTGACTGATTGGATGACACAAGAACAAGACAGGGGCATTACAATTAGTTCTGCTGCTATTACTTGCTATTGGCGGGAGCATCAGATAAATATTATTGATACTCCTGGACATGTTGATTTTACAGCTGAAGTTGAGAGATCTCTTCGTGTTCTTGATGGGGGTATCGTCATTTTTAGTGCTGTTGATGGGATTCAGGCGCAAACCGAAACGGTTTGGAAACAGGCATCAAAATATGGTATTCCAAGACTTGCTTATATTAACAAAATGGATCGTGTGGGGGCTGATTTTATTAAAGTAGTTGAAGATATAAAAAATAAATTTGGTATAGTTCCAATAGTTTTACAAATGCCAATTGGAAGTGAGAGTAGCTTTGAAGGAGTTGTAGATATTATTCGTAATAAAGAGTTGCATTTTGAATTTAAGGATGATAAACCTATTGTGATTGAGGAAGTGGTGCGTGAAGAGTTTGTTGAGAATGTCAAAAATTTTAGAGAAAATTTAATAGATGCTCTTAGTAATTTTAGTGAAAGAATTACTGAACTTTTTCTTGAAAATTCTGTCATTGATGATTCTCTTATAATGGAAGAGATTAGACGATGCACTATTAGTGGCTTTATTGTTCCTGTTTTGGCGGGAACTAGTCTTAAGAATATTGGTATAGAGCCTTTAATAGATGCAATTGTAGATTATCTTCCAAGTCCTTTTGAAAAAAATTTTAGTGTTTATTCTTTAAAAACAGATAGAAGTATGTCAATTGATCCTAGAAATGAGAAAAATTTATCTGCACTTGTTTTTAAGGTACAATATTTTAGTGCAATTGCTGCACATCTTTATTTTATTAGGGTTTATTCAGGAGAACTTAATTCATCTAAAAGGGTTGTTAACGTTGCTAAGAATAAGCGTGAAAAATTTACAAGGATTTTTCGAGTTTTTTCAAATAAAAATGAGCAAATTAATGCGATTAGAGCAGGAGATATTGGAGCAGTTATTGGACTTAAACATTCTGTAACGGGAGACACGCTTGTTGAAGAAGGAAATGAGATTGTACTTGAACCTTTAGTATTTCCAGAGCCAGTTGTATTAATATCTGTTGAGCCAGAAAGATCGTCTGATGATGCTAGACTTAAAGAAGTTCTTGAAATAATTGCTAAAGAAGATCCTACTTTTAACTACAAGGAAAACAAGGAAACAGGGCAATTATTGGTGTCTGGAATGGGTGAGTTACATCTTGAGATTATTATTATAAGGATTAGGGATGAGTTTAAACTTAATGTTTATACAGGTAAGCCCCAAGTAAGTTATAGAGAGAGTCTGAGTTTGGAAGTTAATGACGTATTTAAATTTGTTAATATTTTTGCAGGTAAAGAAGTTAATTTGAAAATTGGTATGATTGTTAGTCCTTTGGTAAGAGGTGAAGGCAATAAAATTGAGTTTGAGTGCAGTGTTGATTCTTTATTTAAAGCTGCGATATTAAGAGGTATTACTTCTGTGTTTTCAACTGGTATTATTGGATATCCGATTATTGACACGGGAGTTAAGATTACTTCATTGGATTTTGATAAAGGTAAGATTAATGAGTCTGTCATTGAGTCAGTATCGGGTCTTGCTTTTAATGAATTTTTTAAAAGGGCAAATCCTATTAAGCTTGAGCCAATAATGATGTTAGAAATTAGAACTCCAATTGAGTATACTGGGGAGGTAGTTTCTACATTGAATTTTGTTGGTGGAATAATTCACTCTATTAGTAATATTGAGGACTATGAAATAATAAAAGCTGAGGCAGCTTTTGAAAAACTTTTTGGGTATACTTCTGTTTTAAGAAGCTCTACTAAAGGCAGAGGAGATTTTACTATGGAATTTTCATACTTCAAGGAAAAGCATGAATAAGTATTATTAAATTTTTTATAGTGGAATCGTTTTAGTAAGCTTTTTTTGTCTTTGTTCTTTAATAATGATTTTTGCGTTGTGGTTCTTAACATTTCATTATCTAGAATGAATTAGTGCAGTATGTATGTTTATTTATTTTGGTTTTAGTCTTAATGTATTTAAAAATTATGACTTATATTTAAGTGATGTGATACGCATCTGGTTTATATTTTGTTTTTTCTATTCTTTTTAAAGTTTTGTTATTACTTTTTTTTGGTTAACTAGCTTTGAACTTTGCGTTTTAATATTTTATTGGAATATTGCAAGATTAAAAAATATAAGATATTTTTTTTTATTAAAAAAGATTCTTTTTGTCTTGTAAGTGCTACTAGAATATTAGGGTGATTTTTTGATATGATGTCTTATTATGAATATTTTTTTATTTTAAAAATAAAGGAGGTTGTGTTATGCAGGGTGAGAACATGGTTTCAATTAGAGGTAGTAATAGAAAAAAGATACTCCTTAGTTTGAAAAATATGCAGTATTCAAGAACGGATTTAGCTCGAAAATTATCATTGACAAATGCGGCGGTTACGATTCTTACTAATCATATGATTAAAGAGAATATTTTAGTTGAAGTTGGTTCAAAGGAATCAGATATTAGAAAGCATGGGCGAAAAGAAATCCTTCTCGATATTAATAAAGATTTTGCATATTCAATTGGAGTAATTATTTCAAGTAATTATTTTCAAATAGGAATTGCAAATCTTAAATGTGAGGTTTTAATAAGTGAGACTTATTCTTTTGAACCACCAGTTAGTGCTTACGAAATATTGGAAAAAATTAAGGATCATATGATTGAAATTATCTGGAAACATAATTTTTCAAGGGATAAATTTATTGGATTAGGATTTAGTATTACTGGCATAATTAAAGATAAGGAATCTGGAATTGTTAATGATAGTCATGGTACATGGATTGAAAAAGATGTGCCTGTTAAGGCTATACTAGAAGAGTATTTTTCACTTACAGTGTATCTTGAAAGTTATGTTAAAAACCTTTCACTTGCTGAATTCATGGGAAAGAATGTAGATAATATCATGTTTTTCGATTATACAGATACTGCTGAGCTTTCTATTTGGTCTGATGGTAATGTTTATCCTGGATTTAATAATAAATCTGGTATGGTGAGTCATATGGTAATTGATTATGGAGGTGAGAAAAATTGTCCTACATGTGGAAATAAGGGTTGTGTTAATATGTTAATATCTAATTTTGCACTTCAGCGTTTGATTTCGAAAGAGTTTATGAATGGTGAGATTTCTGAACTTTATGACAAGTATGAAGGTAAGCTTAAAAAAGTTACGATATATGACATTTTTTCTCTTCATGATAGATATGAGTTTATACAGAAAATAATGGAAGATACAGTAAGATATTTGGCAATAGTTATTATTAATATTCAGAGGGTTCTTGATTTTAATTATTTGGTGCTTTATGGACAAAGTTTTAAACTTAAAAGTTTTTTTGACCTGTTGAAAGATGAAATAAAGAGGTTAAACAAGGAGAGAATAGCATTGAAGCTTAGTTCCCTAGATACTGAAGTATCAGTTGTTGGACCTGCTTCTAGTGTTATATTTAATAAATTCTATTTGACGGGGGGAGATATTGATTAATATTTTCTTTTTTTGTATTGTATATTCTGTAGAATTTTTTACAAATGAAGGTGATTTTTAGTGTTTGAGAGCTTAGGTACAGGTTTTAGAGATTTTATAAAGTATATTTCTGGAAAATCTGTGATAAATGAAAAGAATATTGAAGTAGCCATTGACACTATTAAGAATACTTTAATTGAAGCTGATGTTAATTTAAGAGTTGTAAGACGTTTTGTAAATTCTGTTGTTGAGGAAGCAAGGGGGATTAAGGTTTTAAGAAATGTTGATCCTAAATCTCAGTTTATTAAGATTGTTAATGATAGACTTGTAAATTTTTTGGGTGATAAGCATTCTGAGCTCATTTTAAATCCTGTCAACAAATTATCATGCATTTTGATGCTTGGTCTTCAAGGTTCTGGGAAAACTACAACATGTGCAAAACTTGCAATGCGACTTAAATCGGAGAATAGAAGAGTTCTCCTTGTTGCGGCAGATACTTTTAGAGCGGCAGCGGTTGAGCAGTTAAGGGTTTTAGGTGTGCAAATTGGTGTTTCTGTTTTTACTCTTGATGGTGAAAATAATCCTATTGAGGTTGTAAAGAAATCCATTGAATATGCTAAAGTAGAGCTTTTTGATACTGTGATAGTAGATACTAGAGGGCGTCTTGAAGTTGAAGATTTATTGTTAAAAGAGATAAGAAAAATTAAAGATGTTTTGACTCCTACCGAGACAATATTGGTAGTGGATGCAATTACAGGTCAGGTTGCTGTAAATGTTGCAAAGGAATTTAATGATAGTGTTGGAATTACAGGTGTAATTTTTACAAAATTTGATTCTGATGCTAGAGGTGGAGCAATACTGTCACTTAAGACTATTTGTGGTGCGCCTATTAAATTTGTTGGAGTTGGAGAAAGGCCTGAAGATCTTGATGTTTTTTATCCAGATAGAGTTGCTTCACGAATGCTTGGCATGGGAGATGTTGTTAGCCTGGTTGAAAAAGCTCAAACTGTTATAGATAAAGAGGAAGCTTTAAAACTTGAAGAAAAGTTTAGAAAAGCTAACTTTAATTTTGAAGATTATTTAAATCAATTTAAATATGTGCGTAGTATGGGTGGGATTTCTAGTTTGATGGGAATGCTTCCTGGTGTTTTTTCATCAAAAATGTTGTTTCGTAGTATCAATGAAAAGGAGATTAAAAAGGAAGAGGCGATCATTCTTTCTATGACTAAGCAAGAGAGATTGAATCCTGTTATTTTAAATAGTCCTTCAAGGAAAAAAAGAATAGCTTTGGGAAGTGGAACAACAATTTTTGAGGTAAATAAACTTATAAAAAAATTTAGTCAGGTAGTTTTAATGATGAAAAAAATGCAAAATAAGAGCTTTCAAAATAAGATAGCATCTCTTTTGGGAGGTAAAGGAGGAATAGTAGATTGAGTGTTAGAATAAGATTAAAAAGGATGGGGGCAAAAAAGAGGCCTTATTATCGAATTGTGGTAATGGATTCTGCTTCGCCTAGGGATGGACGAGCTATTGAAGAGCTTGGGTATTATCATCCTATTGAAAGCCAAAATCAGATTAAAATCAATGAGGATAAATTTAAGGATTGGATAAGCAAAGGAGCTATTCCAAGTGATACAGTTAAGAAAATTTTAAAATTTAGAGTTAGGAGGACTTAATGAAAGAATACGGCAATGAAATTGAGCTTATAGAATTTGTAGTAAAATCTCTTGTAGACAAAAGAGATGAGGTTAAGTTGAATGTAGTTGAAGGGGAGAAGTCAACTATTTTAGAATTAAGAGTTTCTGCAACTGATGTTGGAAAGATAATTGGAAAGAGGGGGCGCATTGCAAGGGCTATTAGGACGCTTCTTAGTGCTTGTGCTGCAAAAACGAATAGGAGAGTTCAGTTAGAAATTTTGGACTAATTGATGTTTGTGAAGGGCATAATATTGTCATCTTATGGAGTGAATGGATATGCTAAGATTAAGAGTATATCCAATGGTTTGAATGATTTTTTTGACTTAAAAGGTAATAAATTAGTTTTAAAAAAGGAATGTTGCTCTTCAGTTGAAGTTAAGGTTGAAAATATATCTTTAGTAAATAATTCATTATTATTGAAGTTTGAAGGATTTAATACACCTGAGGCTATTAAAGATTTAATTGGTTTTGAGTTATGGGTAGATGATGAATTTGCATCTAAATTAGAAGAAGGTGAGTATTACTTTGGTAAGCTTATTGGCTATGAGCTTGTTAATAGTGGAAAAAAATTAGGTGTTATTGTGTCTTTTTTGGAGTGTGGGGAGTCAATTCTGCTTGAAGTTAAAGTTGGGAGTAAATTGTTTTTTATTCCCTTTTTAGATGTTTATCTTGGAGATATTGATAGTTCTTTGAAGACTATTGAACTTAAGGTGTTAGAACTCTTAGAATGAAAATTACGATTCTATCTTTATTTCCTTCAATCATTACTCCATTTTTTGAAAATTCAATAATGAAAAAGGTTATAGATAGAGGAATAATAAGTTATGAGCTTATATCTATTCGTGACTTCTCTAATGATAAACACAAAAGGTGTGATGATGCTCCTTATGGTGGAGGTGCAGGAATGGTTTTGAAAGCTCAACCTATTTCTGATGCTCTTGATTATATAAATTCAAAAATAAAAACCACGATATTTGTAAGTCCATCTGGAGTTAAGTATACTCAAAAATTGGCTTATGACTTGTCAAAGAAGAATGAACTTGTTATAATCTGTGGGAGATACGAAGGGCTTGATCAACGTGTAATTGATTTGTATGTTGATCTTGAGATTTCAGTTGGAGATTATGTGTTGTCTTCAGGTGAAATTGCTGCTCTTGTTATAATAGATAGTGTATATAGATTATTAGATGGTGTAATAAGTCCAAGTTCCTTATTTGAGGAATCTTTTAATTTTGAGTATGGTTTACTTGAGTATCCTCATTATACTAGGCCTTGTGAATTTGGAGGGTTAGAAGTTCCTGGTGTGCTTCTTTCTGGTCACCACGAAGAAATAAGGAAATGGCGATTTATTAAGTCTGTTGAAAAAACAAAGAAAAATAGATATGATTTATACCTTAAGTATTTGGAAAAAAGAGGAGAAAAAGATGGATTTAATAAGAAAAATTGAAGCTAAAGGCAAGAGAACAGAAAGCTTTGATTTTAGGGTAGGAGATACTGTTTGTGTTAGTTATAAGATAATTGAAGGCACTAATGAGAGAGTTCAGAATTTTGAGGGTCTTGTTATATCTATTCAAAATAAAGGCATTGGACAAACTTTTTTAGTTAGGAAAATTTCTTCAGGAATTGGTGTTGAGAAAATTTTTCCAATGCATTCACCTATTATAGAAAAGGTTAAAGTTTTAAAGCGAGGGAAGGTAAGGAAGGCCAAGCTTTATTATATGAGAGATAGAATTGGTAAAGCTGCAATGAAGGTGAAGGAACGCCTTGATATTAAAAAGCTTAAATAACGTTCAGTTACCCAAAGTTGCTTTAGATAAAAATCTTCCTTTAAGTGGGCAATTGGAAGTTGTTAAATCTATTGGTGTTAATAAGTGGCTTGTATTTTTTTTAGGTGATTACTTTGAAGTAAAGAGTAGTTTACCTTTGAGAGTTGGACTTAAGTATTTTGCTAGGATGATTAATACTTCAGATAATTTTTTAATTAGTGTTAGTTATACATCTTTATTTGAGGATTTCGATTTATTTGAAAGTAATGATAGGGTTATGCTTAGGCGAAGTGGTAATTTTGTAGAGCAGAACACTCAAGAATTATTCAATAATATTTTTGATAATATAAAGGATGAGTTTATTTTAAAGTTTCTTTTGGCTTTACATGAACAAAGAAGCATAGGAAATGAAAATTTTATGCAAATTTGTGATTATTTTAGCGGTAAAGTAAAAATGAGGCAACAAGATGTTAAGTTTCCAATTTTTATTGAAAATAATGATGGTTTTGTTATTTCGATTCCCTTTAGATTTTTGAAAAGTTCTGGTTTATTATTTTTGTTTTCTTATAAAGATCTAGAAAAGATTTATAAGTGGAGTTTTGTTTATTTTTTTAATGAAAAGGAAAAAATTATTTGTGAGATTAGTAATGTTAGTTCTGATTCTAAATTAAGGATATATTCGGATTTGAGTTTAGATGGTATTATTGGAGAGCTGAAAAGTTCTCTTTTTTGTTATAATATAACTGATATAAAAATCTTGACTTCAATGCACGATTTTGAAAATTTTGATTGTGAAGTAAGGGTTGTTAAGAGTGTTAATTATAAAGTATGAGTAAAGAAGAATTAGCTTTGTTAATTAAATATGATACTAAATTCCCAGCTCCTTTTATTTTGGCCAAGGCCAGAGGAGCGAAGGCTTTACGTATAAAAGAGCTTGCTAAACAAGAGAATATTCCTATTGTTGAGGATAAATATTTATCTGAGAGTTTTTTTTCCGTTAATGAGGGAGATTTTATTGATTCTAAGTATTTTAAAATAATTGCACATATTTTATCTATTATGTATAAATTTAAGAATAATAAGTTATGAATAATAGGTAAATTAAAATTGGAAAGAGAGGCTTTTGTTTTGAAATATTTGCTAAAAAGTGATTATAGGGTAATAGATATAAGTTATTATGGTCAGTCTTTAATGAGTGAACTCATTTGGGAATGTTCTTTTGACATTATTTGAATTTAAGGGGGAGAGATATTATTTATTTTCTTGATAGAATTGAAGGAGATAAAATTGAAGTATGAACAAAATAAAGTGAGTGGCAATAATTTACGAAAAAACACCAAAATTCCTTATTGGAAAAGGAAGAGGATAAAATCTGATCTTAAAAAACAAAAGGCTACATCTTTAAACACTAATGATAATAAATCTGTTGACACTGACTCTGGCAAACGCATAAATCACAAGGTGAATAGTCAAAAAGGTTTTATTAAAGACCGCAGATCGCATGTGAGAATTAAAGAGATATGTCCTGTTTGTGAGAAGCAAATCAGGTATATTGCTTCGTGTATGTCTATGAACTTTGATGGTGAGGACAAGCCTATACATTTTGATT harbors:
- the fusA gene encoding elongation factor G; the protein is MEIRNIGIMAHIDAGKTTTTERIIYYTGKSHKIGDVDSGNTVTDWMTQEQDRGITISSAAITCYWREHQINIIDTPGHVDFTAEVERSLRVLDGGIVIFSAVDGIQAQTETVWKQASKYGIPRLAYINKMDRVGADFIKVVEDIKNKFGIVPIVLQMPIGSESSFEGVVDIIRNKELHFEFKDDKPIVIEEVVREEFVENVKNFRENLIDALSNFSERITELFLENSVIDDSLIMEEIRRCTISGFIVPVLAGTSLKNIGIEPLIDAIVDYLPSPFEKNFSVYSLKTDRSMSIDPRNEKNLSALVFKVQYFSAIAAHLYFIRVYSGELNSSKRVVNVAKNKREKFTRIFRVFSNKNEQINAIRAGDIGAVIGLKHSVTGDTLVEEGNEIVLEPLVFPEPVVLISVEPERSSDDARLKEVLEIIAKEDPTFNYKENKETGQLLVSGMGELHLEIIIIRIRDEFKLNVYTGKPQVSYRESLSLEVNDVFKFVNIFAGKEVNLKIGMIVSPLVRGEGNKIEFECSVDSLFKAAILRGITSVFSTGIIGYPIIDTGVKITSLDFDKGKINESVIESVSGLAFNEFFKRANPIKLEPIMMLEIRTPIEYTGEVVSTLNFVGGIIHSISNIEDYEIIKAEAAFEKLFGYTSVLRSSTKGRGDFTMEFSYFKEKHE
- a CDS encoding ROK family protein, with translation MQGENMVSIRGSNRKKILLSLKNMQYSRTDLARKLSLTNAAVTILTNHMIKENILVEVGSKESDIRKHGRKEILLDINKDFAYSIGVIISSNYFQIGIANLKCEVLISETYSFEPPVSAYEILEKIKDHMIEIIWKHNFSRDKFIGLGFSITGIIKDKESGIVNDSHGTWIEKDVPVKAILEEYFSLTVYLESYVKNLSLAEFMGKNVDNIMFFDYTDTAELSIWSDGNVYPGFNNKSGMVSHMVIDYGGEKNCPTCGNKGCVNMLISNFALQRLISKEFMNGEISELYDKYEGKLKKVTIYDIFSLHDRYEFIQKIMEDTVRYLAIVIINIQRVLDFNYLVLYGQSFKLKSFFDLLKDEIKRLNKERIALKLSSLDTEVSVVGPASSVIFNKFYLTGGDID
- the ffh gene encoding signal recognition particle protein, with the translated sequence MFESLGTGFRDFIKYISGKSVINEKNIEVAIDTIKNTLIEADVNLRVVRRFVNSVVEEARGIKVLRNVDPKSQFIKIVNDRLVNFLGDKHSELILNPVNKLSCILMLGLQGSGKTTTCAKLAMRLKSENRRVLLVAADTFRAAAVEQLRVLGVQIGVSVFTLDGENNPIEVVKKSIEYAKVELFDTVIVDTRGRLEVEDLLLKEIRKIKDVLTPTETILVVDAITGQVAVNVAKEFNDSVGITGVIFTKFDSDARGGAILSLKTICGAPIKFVGVGERPEDLDVFYPDRVASRMLGMGDVVSLVEKAQTVIDKEEALKLEEKFRKANFNFEDYLNQFKYVRSMGGISSLMGMLPGVFSSKMLFRSINEKEIKKEEAIILSMTKQERLNPVILNSPSRKKRIALGSGTTIFEVNKLIKKFSQVVLMMKKMQNKSFQNKIASLLGGKGGIVD
- the rpsP gene encoding 30S ribosomal protein S16, which encodes MSVRIRLKRMGAKKRPYYRIVVMDSASPRDGRAIEELGYYHPIESQNQIKINEDKFKDWISKGAIPSDTVKKILKFRVRRT
- a CDS encoding KH domain-containing protein, whose amino-acid sequence is MKEYGNEIELIEFVVKSLVDKRDEVKLNVVEGEKSTILELRVSATDVGKIIGKRGRIARAIRTLLSACAAKTNRRVQLEILD
- the rimM gene encoding ribosome maturation factor RimM (Essential for efficient processing of 16S rRNA): MFVKGIILSSYGVNGYAKIKSISNGLNDFFDLKGNKLVLKKECCSSVEVKVENISLVNNSLLLKFEGFNTPEAIKDLIGFELWVDDEFASKLEEGEYYFGKLIGYELVNSGKKLGVIVSFLECGESILLEVKVGSKLFFIPFLDVYLGDIDSSLKTIELKVLELLE